The Vulpes vulpes isolate BD-2025 chromosome 1, VulVul3, whole genome shotgun sequence genome contains the following window.
CAGCACCTTGGAGCCCCGGCGCCAGACAACCAGAGGAGCAGGAGGGCCAGGGCTGGGAATTGGAACTAGAGGAAGCTGGATGGTGGTCCCCACTAGCACCGAGAGAGGCCTCCCCACCTGCTGGGGGAAGCTTTCCCCTGGCTGGGCTCCTGCAATTACTTTGGACTCAGGTTTCTGGGCAGAGATTTCAAGATTATGATCCTCAGGGGAGGCTTTTGAACCTGGGGTCTCAATAGGTACTTCAGTAGCTGGGACCAGAGCTGAAATGTTCAAAGCTGGGGTCCTAACAGAGAAGGAGGGCTCTGAGTCTTTGGCAGGAACTTGAGAACCCAAGATATCAGAAAATACTTCAGAATCAGGGATTTCAGAGAAGGTAGGATCCAGGCTCAACTTTTGGCCCTCAGCAGAAACATTTGACCAGACGGACCTAGGCACATCGTTAAAATTTGAGGCCTCAGAAAACCATTTGGGATGAGGGATAGCAGCCGTGGCATTTGAACCTGGAGACTGATCTGGAAGTTTCCAGCTGGGGGGGTTGATGTAGGAGACTTTTGAACCTGGGCCCTGGGAAGAGCTTTCTGAGTCCAAGGAGAAATTGGTTTGCTGAACTCCAGAAGAGGCTCCAAGGGTGAGGACCTCTCCTCCAGAGGCtgcaaggagaggaggggagggtgtTGAGGAGGTCCCGAGAAGGGGAACAGGTGGGAAGGGGCTGAGCAGGGGACTTACCCAGAAACAGGAAGAGCAGCAGAGCCCATGAGGTGTCCATGGTGCTGGCTGCACCTGTGAGGACACTGGAGAGAGACTCCAGTGCCTCCCTGGTCAACAAGTCTGACAGGACTGGTAGCTTCCTGGGCGGGGAAGGAAGCCAGACCCAGTGGGCGGTGCCAGGATCCCCCAACCCCAATCTAGTGGCAGAGCCAGCCACCCCACCTGACTGGTCCTCATCAGCTGGTCCCATATGACCCCTGCACTCCCCACACCCAGGGTGAAGATAGTGAAAGCTGAGTCCCAGCGGAAATTGGGTAGCAAACCCATGGGGAAGAGAAGCCAGGAAGACTTCTTGGAGGAGGGTGAGGTGACCCTTTGGAGAGCCCCACTTCTGATGGCCTTTGCCTCAGTTCagccttccttctccccaccctctggCCTTGAGtctcctctgtcctccctgcAGCCTCAGATACCTGCAATTGCCGAACTGCTTCAACTCCTCCTatggctccctgctgccctcagaATATGTCTCAATTGGTTGTCTCCCACCCTCTCCTGAGACCTAGAGTTGCATCTCTGTGCCCCCCACGGCCTCAAATGCCCTGCATCCCACTAAACTCAGCATCTTCCCTCCAATACAACCCCTTCCTGGGCTCTCCATCTCAAGTGCCATTCCACATCTATGCACAGGTTGGGGagccttcttccctcctctctccccctcctctgccccttcctctccatTCCCACTGGCCAGATCCTAGCACAGATCCCAtcctctcctccagcctcctgcctccagcctctgccAGCCTATGGATCCACACTTAAACCCtttctgtccctgcccctcctgtggcTCTTGAGGGCTGTGCCCTCAAGAGACATCTAAGGGCCTTTCAGACCCACCCACTCTGGCCACGCCCTCCACCCTCTAATTCTTTGAACATCCTGCCATTCTTCTGCGCCATCTCTCCCCTCCCAGATTTGCAGGCGGGTTTCCTACCTGGAATGTTCTGCTcactccctgcccagcccccacccccaacttgtcTTGCAACCTCACCTGCTTAAGAATCATAACAATAATTACCacttctgtgccaggaaccatgcAAAATGCTACCCAGGCATTATCTGCCCAAACACTTCCAAATGCCCTCAGAGCTGGGTGTCGTTATCGTTATCGTCATCGTCATCTTACAGGCCAGGGGACCATGGATCAGAGAGGTCAAGGGACCTGCAGGAGGTTGCACAGCCAGAGAGAGGAGCtgggctttggctcagggtggtcAGAATGCTTACTCCTCCTGAAAGCTTCTACCACCCAGAGCTCTGCTCAAGCTCCCAGTCAGTCCTCTGAGCTTATCCAGGGAGTTCTAACCATGCTGATGGTAACAACAATGGTAATAATACATTTTGAGCACTTTCTGTGTGTCAGATGTGGTTCTGGGGGAGCTACATTAATTCCCTCAAAACTTCATGGGGTAAGTTTTATAGCTTCAAGATGCCTGTAAATTCGACCCTCCTCCCTGAAGGAGTAGGGTCTATACCCCCTCCCCTTGGATCGGGGTAGACTCAGACTACCAGATCAAGGGAGTACAGCAGAAGTGACCCCACACCAATGTCTGCATCTCAGCCTGCAGACTGGCATATTCCACTTCATGTGTGGTGGAACACTCTCtcttggggggtgcctgggtggcccagtggttgagcatctgcctttggcccagggcatgatcccagggtcctgggctccacattaggctccctgcagggagcctgcttctccctctgcctatgtctctgcctctctctctctctctctctctttctctctctctgtctctcatgaataaataaataaaatcttttttaaaaaaaagggggggggatccctgggtggcgcagcggtttggcgcctgcctttggcccagggcgcgatcctggagacccgggatcgaatcccacatcgggctcccggtgcatggagcctgcttcttcctctgcctgtgtctctgcctctctctctctctctctctctctctctctctctctttgactatcataaataaataaaaattttaaaaaaattaaaaaaaaaaaagaacacttcttGGAACCCAGCCACCATATTGTGAAGAAGCTCAAGCAGCCCCATGGAGAGGAATCATGGCCTCTGGTCAACAGTCAGCTCAAGCCAACAACCCTGGCCAGTTTGTGGGCCACATGACTGAATCATCTTGAATGTCAATCCTCTGGCCACTTCTTGAGACCCCAAATGATGCCACGTAGAGCAGTGAGCTCTCCTGCCAAGCCCTGCCCAAATTTCAAGTTTATGGGCAAAATAAATTATTGCTGGCTTACACCAGAGTTTTGGGGTGGTTCGTTATGCCATGCCAGACAACCAGAACACAGATCTTATTACTAACTCCACCTGAGAGAGGAGGAAATACAGGTTCAGAGAATAGGAACTTGCCAGGAAGTGGCCTGGCCAGACCCCAAGCCCTAACCATTACACTAAGCTCTTACTATTTTGATCAgctagataaagaaactgaagctcagacaCCAAATGTAACTCACTCAAGATCCCACAGTTGGTAAATGCAAGAGAGGCTCTAAAATCACCAGGTCTGACTCCAGGGCCCGCTCTTTATTCCCACAGGGGTTTTGATTGTGGTATGTCTGTGTCCCAAACCAGAACCTGAGCTTCCAGCTTTGTCCTCTCTTGTATCCCGACTCTCAGAAGGGCCTGGCACCTGGGAGTCCCCAGCAAAAACTCTGCAGATAAAAGCCTTTCTTCTTCCCACCTCACTGATAAGTGTCTTTCAAGACTCAACCAAGAAGCCACTCCCTGGGAAAGCTCTTTGGCCCCAAGAGCCaggtcaggtgccccaggtgGCTCCCAAGTGTGTGGTGTCACCTGTGCTTAGAGCACATAGCACTCTGCATTACAGCTGCCTCTGCCCAtgtccacccccacctccccaacatGGAAGCTTCTCAGGGACTAGATGTGACTCACCTGGGTCCCCGGCgtcacccagcacagggcctggcacgcAGGAGACTTAAGTcaatgtctgttgaatgaatcaaGGAACAGGTCTCCAGGGAATGAGTTAACAGAGACAGTCGTCGAGAGGGTCATAGTTTTATTGCTGGGTTTCAGGTAAGGGGCTCAAATCCGCCCAATCTCCTTCAGCTTGGCCACCAGGTCCTCCACAGTCTCCACCTTGATGCCAGCGGTTCGCTGGGGTGGGTCCTCCACACTAACTATGGAGAGCTTGGAGGTCAGGTCCacacccaggtctccaggcttgATCACTTCAATCTTCTTCTTCTTGGCTTTCTGCACATGGGTGGCCACAGTTTACAGGCTGCTGAAGGCGCTGCCCACCCTCCCACAGCCTCCTGCCCATGAGTGCCACATCTGCAGAACCAATGCCACTGCCTGAACTTTCCTGGACCTACCCACTAGCCAGGACATCTGTGACCTCTTACAGAGCCTGGTATAGATCATTTCTGTTGGCAGGGATGTCCTGGAAAGCCCTTCATTGGCTGAAGTACACTGGCAAAGTCAACCTTCTGGTAGTAATGACTCCATGAACTTTGGGCCGAGCTGACCCACTGAACCCACCCTGCTGGATGGATGAGATAACTCACTGAACCCATCCCACTGGAAGAGATGCTCCACTGAATTCTCCTTGTTGGCTGAGATAACTCCTTGAATCCATCCTACTGGATGAGATGACCCACTATACCCTTCCTATTGGCTGAGAGGACCCAATGAACCCATCCTACCGGCCATGATGAACAGTGAACTCTTCCTTTTAGCCAGGTGATCACTCCCTTTGGATAAGAAGAGCCTTAGATCCTCTCTCCTATCAGGGAGGCACTGGGCCTGCCATGCACTAACCCGTTCCCGGGCCCTCTGTAACCCGTCCACTAAGCGCTCACCATGATGTTGGGCAATGTGGCATAGCGGGGCTCATTGAGCCGCAGGTCAGCAGTCACCACAGCAGGCAGCTTCAGCCGCACGGTCTCTAGGCCCCCATCAACCTCCCGCTCCACTTTCAGTTTGTCGCCTTCCACTGTCACCTGGGAGGCGAATGTGCCCTGGGGAGATGAGAGGATGGGTAAGGTTAACTCAAGGCAGGAACAGAGCTGCAGGTGTGCATGCACACAGGTGAGTGAACAaataagagaacagaaaagaaagtccTGCAAGGCAACCTGTAGACATCAAGTTCACAAACATGAGGAAGCCACAGAAAGAGATCTCAGTAATCTAGGGAAGGTATCTTGCACTTTCCCTGGGAGCCAAGGTGTGGGTCCTAATGATCTGAACCTGCCAGTTAGGCTCCTTCCTACTATTAACCTAAAGTAATAATGATGAACATATATGGAGTAGGAAAGGCACTGTTCTAAACAATTTACATGCACTAAGTCATCAGGCCTCACAGGAACTCTATAAGGTAAATCTTATTATCCcccttacagatgaagaaaactgaagcagaggAAGGCTCCAAAATGTGCTCACTGTCACCCACCACTGTTAAATCCAAGAGCTGGCAGTCTGGTTCTAGGCTCAAGGCGGTGCTCCCACTACCCACCATTCTGTCCCCTGGAGCTCCCTTTGAGGCCCCCCTGTGGGGCTGACCACAGCTTTATGTTCACCTTGACCCTGGTAACCTCCACTAGGACCCCATCTTCTTCACTCGGTGCCAATGCTCTGGCCAAGACCCCTCTGGCCCTCAGCTCTGAATCAACATTTCCTGATGTACCTACACCCTCTTTGTCCAACCAACCTGTTCTCTCCATTCACCTATTCACTAGACAAACCTTCCAAGTCTTAGCTGGAATGTCCCATCATTCCCAGTGTCATCTGAGTGCCTCATGTGGCTCATGAGTCCTGGGGATACACTGTGACCCCCACCAACAAGACCCTGGCTTTCATGGGCATCTATCCCGGCCAGGAAGACCACCGGGAACCATAGAGATACACAGCAGCCATTGGACCCAGGTGTCTCCTGAGCACAAGAAACGTGGCTACCATGATTGAGGGATAGAGTTTTTCATCttacttaatttaaatataaagaccaaagggagtctgggtggctcagttcgctAAGTgcccacctcttgatttcagctcaggttatggtctcaaggttatgagatcgagtcctgtgaCTGGATCctcacttagcagggagcctgcttctctccctctgccccttcctgtgtgttctctcgttctctctctctctctctctctaaaataaataaataaatctttttaataaataaataaataaataaataaataaataaataaataaataaatttaaagattgaCAAGCCAGATACATTATGATTGTAGTGATGGCTTCATGGGTGTACCCATGTGTCAAAGCTTACCAGACCGTACACTCTAAATATATGCAGCTATTGTAGGTCACTTAATCTCAATAATgctggttaaaaaataaaagatactcaATGCAGTCCCTGGAAAAATTTTAAGTCCATTTGGAACAACTTAGGTATGTGAacctacttttccttttttttttttttttaagattttatttatttattcatgagagacatagagagagacagtgacacaggcagagggagaagcaggctccccatggggagcccaatgcggaactcgatcacaggaccccgggatcacgacctgaggcaaaggcattcgctaaaccactgagccacccaggcaccctgaacgTACTTTTTCAACTGTGAATTTTAGGAAtctaaattaagtatttttttaaaatattttatttacttattcatgagagacacagagagaggcagagacataggcagagagagaaggagtcctgggatcgtgccctgagccaaaggcagatgctcatccactgagccacccaggcatccctaaattaaGTATTTCTGATGGAATTTCAGCATCTGAACTGAGATGTGCTGTACATATAAAAATCCACcctggatttcaaagacttaatacaaaaagaaaaaagaatgtaaaatagctcagtattttttatattgatcATATGCTAAGAATATTTTAGATGTgttcagttaaataaaatattattgcaaTTAGTTTTGCCTGtgtcttcttactttttttaatctggctatgaaaaaaaaattttttttttaaatttttaattacctAGGTGGCTTGTGTTTCTATTGGGCTGGCATAGGTGGGGAGTAGGGAATCTGACATTGAGGAGGGGGTCTGAGGATTTCATAAGGGTGGGCAAGGAAGGCCTCTCTAAAGAGGTAGTAACAGAGCAGGGACCTAAAGGAGAGAGTGGGAAAGCCATGAGGCAATCTGAGGGAACCATGTCTTGGctgagggaacagcaagtgcaaaggccctgaagcaggGATGAATTCAGTGAGGTTGACAAGTGACAGGGCAGGTAAAAACAGAGGACCAAATGCCCAGATGAGAAGCATGGTGTCCTGGCTGGGCACATCTCCTTCCTGCCCGCCAGAGTAGCCATCCTGTCTTACTAAGCCTGCCTCCTTCCAAAAGGACAGGGACAAGGGTGGCCCTGTTCTGAGCTCCCAGATCTGACCCCCAGCAGGTGCTCTCCACTCCAGCCTCACCTGTGGCCAGTCTAGAAATCCAGCTGTCATCTGCCCCGTCTGGTTACAGTCATCATCGATGGCCTgagtggaaaaagagagaagactatATGACAATGGGTCATTTCACATATCATTTGGGCCTTGGTCTAGATGGGGTTTGGCCAACATTTTCCAAATATCACCTAGTCTCTGTCACAGCTACTGAACTCCACCTCAGTAGTACACAAGCAGCCACAACAATGTGCTTATATAAAGCAACAAGTGTGATAgtgtttcaataaaattttatttataaaatcagcAGTGGTCATGGCCCACAGTTTGCTGACTCTTGGTCTAGAATGATCCCATCCCCTCACTTGGGTCTGAAGATAGGCAGCCACTTGTCCAGGGGCAGCTAAGGACATCTAGCATCCTCAATGCCAAACAGGGGTCTTTGCCCACCATACAAATATTCATAGAAGCCAGGACCTGGGACAGCCACACTGGGGAACTGAATAAGCAGGACCTGGGCCAAGAACATTCTATCCCCTGACCCTAGTGATTGGTTCAGGGATGGGTACTTGACTCAAGCTGGACCAACGAAGAGCCCTGAAAGCTCTTTGGAGCCCTGAAAGATTTGCTGGAATCTTTGGGAAAGAGGCTCTTTTCTTTTCACTGAAGGTGCTAGACTTGTGGGGTGTGAGCCTGGAGATGTGGAAAGTAAAGATAAGACAGAGGAACAGAGCCTAGAGCTGACATGTGACCCTAGATCAAGCTATGCCTGAAGCCTGCTTGTATAAACTAACAGGTTCACTTTCTGGCTTAAGCCAGTTTGATTCTGTCACCTACAATGAAGAATGTCTTGACCCATTTATCCTCTATCTTCTCAGTTGGAGGTCCTGGCCCCAGGAACTGTCCCTGACAACCAGGACAGGCAAAAGGGGGGCTTCCATTGGCCACGCTGCCACCAGCAGTATCCTGGGGAGCTGGTGTGAGACCTGGGTCCTCAGAGCCCTGAGCCCTATCCAAACCATGCCTTTTTGGCCTGTTCTCTGATCAGGCCCTTTGCCTCAGCTTACTGACTTACACTGATTCCCTTATTGTTTGTCATGTCTTGTTCTCTATTGCCTGACTTGTGCAAGGCTGTGCAGGACACCCAACAACCTACATAGACCCATCAGCCTCCCTGTATCCTCAGGTGCTGATCCAGCCTGCTGGAATCACTGTCTTTTCCTGCCAGGGCTCAGCCTCTATATCTGAACCTCCTGTGCCATCTATGTGCCTCATCTTCTTTCCCAGGCTCTGATAATTCTTTCTCAACCTCTGTCCCTGAGTCCCTGCCCTTTGGtctctcccctcccactgctgTCTATCTATGGCTTAGCTCTTCTGAtgaccctctgcccccaccctgagTGAGGCCACAAGGTCTGTCCTCAAATAGGAGGGGGTGGACAGGCTACCCAGAGGGTGTCACCTGCCTGGTCTCCTGAAAGAACAGCTGAGCCAGACTCACATCCTCCTCAGGTTGGGGGTACCACATAGTAGGCAGGGTTCCAGCTCCCCGTTAGCCCCCATTCTCCTCCCAGGACTCCTAACCTCCAGTCTCTCCCCTTCCAATTCATTCCTCATGGCCTCAGAGAGGTCTTTCTGTACCCAGAGCTGATCCCGTCCCTCTCCTGCTCATAGGCCTCCAGAGGCTCCTCAGCACCCTCCAGAAGCCTCAGGTCTCTGCTGTAGCCCAGGCTGTCTGAACCACACGGCTGTCTTCCCCACACACCAAATCCCCGTGTCTTCCTGAGTTCTTTGTAATTCCTGATTGTTCTTCCAGGAGTGCCCCTCTGCATCTCCCAGCCAGACCCAGCACTGTCTgtacctcctccctccccctcactccctACAGCTCAAGCCCAGTCCCTCCAGCCACATATATCTgctctgtccatctgtctgctCTATGTTGGCTTCCTATTCTTCCACACAGGCCATCACCACAGCCTCCGGGGCTCCAATGATAAACCCTAGGACCCCAGGAGTCTCTGGAGCTCTGATCATACCCCTAGGACTCTGGGGAGTCTCCAGAACTCCAATTGTACTCCAGAGGACCCTGGGAGTCTACAGATCTCCAATCATAGCCCCTAGGACCCTGAAAGTCTCTGGAGCTCCGATCGTACCCCCAGGATCCTAGGAGTCTTTCTGCATCTGTGGTCACCCTGCCCTCCACTCAGCCTGGGCCCCCTGTAGTCTcagctcctgtgtgtgtgtgtgtggggggcacaTTTACCTGCTTgcccagcagcagcaggtccaccttctccttctctgccaGCTTGGCCAGGACCCGGGCCACCTGCAGGGGACCCAGGCGATCTGCCTCTGCAGCTGGCACCTCCACGTGGATGCCTCGGTCTGCACCCATGGCCAGAGCAGTGCGGATGGTCTCCTGCCAGGAGAAGGGGCTTGACTTGGCTTCCAGCCCCAAGGGGATCCCGGAGCCTGGTCCCAGtccttcctccctcagacccaggactCAGGGCCTTGGCACCCTTTCCCCAGGATCTGGGCACCTGGCACTGGGCAGGCCCACAGCTGACAGCGATGACCTCTTTGACCAGCTTCTTCTCCTTGAGCCTCACGGCCTCCTCCACTGCGATCTCACAGAAGGGGTTCATGGAGTGCTTCACGCCATCTGTGACCACGCCCATCTTGTCAGGCTTGACCCGGATCTGCCAGCCAGAAAGGGAAGGGGCGCGGTCAAAGGAAACAGGCAAGGAGGCAAGAGGGGGACCCCCGAAAGGGGCAGGGCCTTGTCCAGGGTTCCACagctctggggacacagcagaGGAGAATTTCAGGTAGGTAGAGGGTCATCCTCTCATGGTCTCATTcagacatttgttgagcaccagGGACATCTGACAGGCTCATCAGACTCTGTTGCTCTCCTTGGGCCTGAGAGGAGAACGTTTCTCAAATTTCTATTTCCCATAATCCAGTGTGAAACACATTTTATGATACACCTGAGTATATCACAAATGCAtaacatatacttatatataaatatgaatatcaCTGCAATGTGAGATTCAGTGAACAATacttaaccttaaaaaaataataataataaaataataataataataataaattttttaaaaaaacaatacttaACCTTACTTTATACACCATACCCTGacattttctactctttctttaaatgtcagccttcagaatgcctgggtggctcagtggttgactgtctgcctatgactcaggtcgtgatcttggggccctgggctccccgcggggaacctgcttctctctctgcctgtgtctctgcctgtctctctctctctctctctctctctgtctctcataaataaataaaataaaaatctttaaaataaaaaaataaaaaataaacaaaatcttaaaaaataagataatttttttaaaaagataaataaatgtcattaaaaaaataaataaatgtcagccCTCTTGGGGGATTTCATGATTGACACATGGTCATGATCTAGTCTGAAAAACACCAGTATCAAAGGCCTATTCTGCCAAAGAGGCAAACCCTGCTCATTCCTTTCCTCAAAGGGTCCGTCTTTACTGAGCACCGACTGTATGTGGGCCCAGAGCTGGATTCTGGGGATACCGCcatgagcaagggagagaggcCCACCGGCCCTTGAGCTCCGGGTCTAGTTAAGGGAGGACAGTATAAACAACTAACCATCCTCCTATTAGTTTCCACGTGGTT
Protein-coding sequences here:
- the ETFB gene encoding electron transfer flavoprotein subunit beta isoform X1 — encoded protein: MGVVTDGVKHSMNPFCEIAVEEAVRLKEKKLVKEVIAVSCGPAQCQETIRTALAMGADRGIHVEVPAAEADRLGPLQVARVLAKLAEKEKVDLLLLGKQAIDDDCNQTGQMTAGFLDWPQGTFASQVTVEGDKLKVEREVDGGLETVRLKLPAVVTADLRLNEPRYATLPNIMKAKKKKIEVIKPGDLGVDLTSKLSIVSVEDPPQRTAGIKVETVEDLVAKLKEIGRI
- the ETFB gene encoding electron transfer flavoprotein subunit beta isoform X2 → MAELRALVAVKRVIDFAVKIRVKPDKMGVVTDGVKHSMNPFCEIAVEEAVRLKEKKLVKEVIAVSCGPAQCQETIRTALAMGADRGIHVEVPAAEADRLGPLQVARVLAKLAEKEKVDLLLLGKQAIDDDCNQTGQMTAGFLDWPQGTFASQVTVEGDKLKVEREVDGGLETVRLKLPAVVTADLRLNEPRYATLPNIMKAKKKKIEVIKPGDLGVDLTSKLSIVSVEDPPQRTAGIKVETVEDLVAKLKEIGRI